From one Pseudomonas sp. S35 genomic stretch:
- the purM gene encoding phosphoribosylformylglycinamidine cyclo-ligase, which produces MSKQPSLSYKDAGVDIDAGEALVERIKSVAKRTARPEVMGGLGGFGALCEIPAGYKQPVLVSGTDGVGTKLRLALNLNKHDSIGIDLVAMCVNDLVVCGAEPLFFLDYYATGKLNVETATQVVTGIGAGCELSGCSLVGGETAEMPGMYEGEDYDLAGFCVGVVEKAEIIDGSKVAAGDALLALPSSGPHSNGYSLIRKIIEVSGADIENIQLDGKPLTDLLMAPTRIYVKPLLKLIKDTGAVKAMAHITGGGLLDNIPRVLPKGAQAIVDVASWQRPAVFDWLQEKGNVNETEMHRVLNCGVGMVICVAQEHVETALNVLREAGEQPWVIGQIATAAEGAAQVELKNLKAH; this is translated from the coding sequence ATGAGCAAGCAACCCTCCCTGAGCTACAAGGACGCCGGTGTAGACATCGACGCCGGTGAAGCATTGGTCGAACGCATCAAGAGCGTCGCCAAGCGCACTGCGCGCCCCGAAGTCATGGGCGGCCTGGGCGGTTTTGGCGCCCTCTGCGAAATCCCGGCCGGCTACAAGCAGCCTGTGCTGGTTTCCGGCACCGATGGCGTGGGCACCAAGCTGCGTCTGGCCCTGAACCTGAACAAGCACGACAGCATCGGTATCGACCTGGTCGCCATGTGCGTCAACGACCTGGTGGTATGCGGCGCCGAGCCGTTGTTCTTCCTCGACTACTACGCCACCGGCAAGCTCAACGTTGAGACCGCTACCCAGGTAGTGACCGGCATTGGCGCTGGCTGCGAATTGTCGGGTTGTTCCCTGGTCGGCGGTGAAACCGCTGAAATGCCAGGCATGTACGAAGGCGAAGACTACGACCTGGCCGGTTTCTGCGTCGGTGTTGTAGAAAAAGCCGAGATCATCGACGGCTCCAAAGTGGCTGCCGGCGACGCCCTGCTCGCCCTGCCGTCCTCTGGCCCGCACTCCAACGGCTACTCGCTGATCCGCAAGATCATCGAAGTGTCCGGCGCCGACATCGAGAACATCCAACTCGACGGCAAGCCGCTGACCGACCTGCTGATGGCCCCGACCCGTATCTACGTCAAGCCACTGCTCAAGCTGATCAAGGACACCGGCGCGGTCAAAGCCATGGCCCACATCACGGGTGGCGGCCTGCTGGACAACATCCCACGCGTGCTGCCAAAAGGCGCCCAGGCGATTGTCGACGTGGCCAGCTGGCAGCGTCCTGCAGTCTTCGACTGGCTGCAAGAGAAAGGCAACGTCAACGAAACTGAAATGCACCGCGTGCTGAACTGCGGCGTGGGCATGGTCATTTGCGTGGCGCAAGAGCACGTTGAAACCGCACTGAACGTCCTGCGCGAAGCTGGCGAGCAGCCTTGGGTCATCGGCCAGATCGCCACCGCTGCCGAAGGCGCGGCCCAGGTTGAACTGAAGAACCTCAAGGCTCATTAA
- the purN gene encoding phosphoribosylglycinamide formyltransferase, with product MSQTCDVVVLLSGTGSNLQALIDSTRTGDSPVRIAAVISNRSDAYGLQRATDAGIDTRSLDHKAFEGREAFDSALIELIDAFNPKLVVLAGFMRILSADFVRHYEGRLLNIHPSLLPKYKGMHTHQRALDAGDSEHGCSVHFVTEELDGGPLVVQAVVPVESHDSAQTLAQRVHTQEHRIYPLAVRWFAEGRLILGDQGALLDGQLLAASGHLIRT from the coding sequence ATGTCCCAGACCTGTGATGTCGTGGTGCTGCTCTCCGGCACCGGCAGTAACTTGCAGGCCTTGATCGACAGCACGCGCACCGGCGACAGCCCGGTGCGCATCGCTGCGGTGATCTCCAACCGCAGCGACGCCTACGGCCTGCAACGCGCCACCGATGCGGGCATCGACACCCGCTCGCTGGATCACAAGGCTTTCGAAGGCCGCGAGGCCTTCGACAGCGCCTTGATCGAACTGATCGATGCTTTCAATCCCAAACTCGTGGTACTGGCCGGTTTCATGCGCATCCTCAGCGCTGATTTCGTACGGCACTATGAAGGGCGCCTACTCAATATCCATCCGTCCCTGCTGCCCAAATACAAGGGCATGCACACCCATCAACGCGCCCTCGACGCCGGTGACAGCGAGCACGGCTGCAGCGTGCACTTCGTCACCGAGGAACTCGATGGCGGGCCTCTGGTCGTACAGGCAGTGGTTCCGGTAGAGTCGCACGACTCGGCGCAGACGCTTGCGCAACGGGTTCATACCCAGGAACACAGGATTTACCCGCTGGCTGTGCGCTGGTTTGCCGAGGGGCGGTTGATTCTTGGTGATCAGGGTGCATTATTGGACGGTCAGTTACTCGCGGCCAGCGGCCACTTGATTCGAACCTAG
- a CDS encoding DUF3108 domain-containing protein, producing the protein MRRALLFAFALFALPTVQAADLHPFSASYTADWKQLPMSGSAERSLVKNGDGTWTLNFKASMMIASLTETSVILFDKDTLQPKSYTFERGGLGKAKKINLDFDQTAKKVTGFENKDPVNVALQSSMLDKSTYQLALQRDVAAGKKSMSYNVVEGTDVDTYDFRVIGPEKVQTKVGSIDAIKVERVRDPTQSKRITQMWFAKDQGGILVALRQVETDGKEYNIMLQDGTVDGKAVKGN; encoded by the coding sequence ATGCGTCGCGCCTTGCTCTTCGCTTTTGCTCTGTTTGCCTTGCCTACCGTGCAAGCGGCAGACCTTCACCCTTTCTCCGCCAGCTATACCGCCGACTGGAAACAGTTGCCCATGAGTGGCTCGGCCGAACGCAGCCTGGTCAAGAATGGCGACGGCACCTGGACCTTGAATTTCAAGGCCTCGATGATGATCGCCAGCCTGACCGAAACCAGCGTGATCCTGTTTGACAAGGACACCCTGCAGCCCAAGAGCTACACCTTCGAGCGTGGTGGCCTGGGCAAGGCCAAGAAGATCAACCTGGACTTCGACCAGACGGCCAAGAAAGTCACCGGTTTTGAAAACAAAGACCCGGTCAACGTGGCCCTGCAAAGCAGCATGCTCGACAAGTCGACCTACCAGCTTGCCTTGCAACGCGATGTGGCGGCAGGCAAGAAGAGCATGAGCTACAACGTGGTTGAAGGCACCGACGTCGACACCTACGACTTCCGCGTGATCGGCCCGGAAAAGGTCCAGACCAAGGTAGGCTCCATCGACGCGATCAAGGTCGAGCGCGTGCGCGACCCGACGCAGAGCAAGCGCATCACCCAGATGTGGTTTGCCAAGGACCAGGGCGGCATCCTGGTTGCCCTGCGCCAGGTTGAGACCGACGGCAAGGAATACAACATCATGCTGCAAGACGGTACCGTTGACGGCAAGGCTGTCAAAGGCAACTGA
- a CDS encoding DUF2058 domain-containing protein — protein MSLSLRDQLLKAGLVNQKQAKQVGKEKQKQQRLVHKGQAEVDDTQARLAVEAQAEKVKRDQELNRQQQEKAEAKARTAQVKQLIETSRLPKLTTEDYYNFVDDKKVKRLSVNTLMRNKLSNGSLAIVHHGGGYEVIPREAALKIQERAPERIVQLNILTESQVPDEDDPYAAYQIPDDLMW, from the coding sequence ATGAGCCTTTCCCTTCGCGACCAGTTGCTTAAAGCAGGTCTGGTCAACCAAAAGCAGGCCAAGCAGGTCGGCAAAGAGAAACAGAAGCAGCAGCGTCTGGTCCACAAGGGCCAGGCCGAGGTCGATGACACCCAAGCCCGCCTGGCTGTCGAGGCGCAGGCCGAAAAGGTCAAGCGCGACCAGGAGCTGAACCGCCAGCAGCAGGAAAAAGCCGAGGCCAAGGCCCGCACGGCGCAGGTCAAGCAACTGATCGAAACCTCGCGCCTGCCCAAGTTGACCACCGAGGACTACTACAACTTCGTGGATGACAAGAAGGTCAAGCGCCTGTCGGTCAACACGCTGATGCGCAACAAGCTGAGCAACGGCTCCCTTGCCATCGTGCACCACGGCGGCGGCTACGAAGTGATCCCGCGCGAAGCGGCGCTGAAGATCCAGGAGCGTGCCCCGGAGCGCATCGTGCAGCTCAATATCCTCACCGAAAGCCAGGTGCCGGATGAGGACGATCCGTACGCGGCCTACCAGATCCCGGATGACCTGATGTGGTAA
- the mazG gene encoding nucleoside triphosphate pyrophosphohydrolase: MYSLEDLLHLMNRLRDPQYGCPWDIKQTYATIVPHTLEEAYEVADAIERGDFDHLQGELGDLLFQVVYYSQLAREEGRFEFAGVIDSITRKLIRRHPHVFPTGDLYAPLDVPQLSEEQVKERWEQIKAEERAQKSAAPEQLSLLDDVPTALPSLSRAAKLQKRASQVGFDWPSALPVVDNVREELDEVLEAMADNDAVAIADEVGDLLFAAVNLARHLKVDPETALRGANAKFERRFRFIEQALRDTHRPIEDCTLEELDALWGEAKRQEKNVSSCG, translated from the coding sequence ATGTATTCGCTGGAAGACCTGCTGCATTTGATGAACCGCCTGCGGGACCCGCAATACGGGTGCCCGTGGGACATCAAGCAAACCTACGCGACCATCGTCCCGCACACCCTCGAAGAAGCCTATGAAGTGGCCGACGCCATCGAGCGCGGCGACTTCGATCATCTGCAAGGTGAACTGGGCGACCTGTTGTTCCAGGTGGTGTATTACAGCCAACTGGCGCGGGAAGAAGGGCGCTTCGAATTTGCCGGGGTCATCGACAGCATCACGCGCAAGCTGATCCGTCGCCATCCTCACGTGTTTCCTACTGGCGACCTGTATGCGCCGCTGGATGTCCCACAGTTGAGCGAAGAGCAGGTCAAGGAGCGCTGGGAGCAGATCAAGGCAGAGGAGCGTGCGCAAAAATCTGCCGCGCCGGAGCAACTGTCCCTGCTCGATGACGTGCCCACCGCGCTGCCGTCGTTATCCCGTGCGGCCAAGTTGCAAAAGCGCGCCAGCCAGGTCGGTTTCGACTGGCCGTCGGCCTTGCCGGTGGTGGATAACGTACGCGAAGAGCTGGATGAAGTGCTCGAAGCGATGGCCGATAACGACGCGGTGGCCATTGCTGATGAGGTCGGTGACCTGCTGTTCGCGGCGGTCAACCTGGCCCGTCATCTCAAGGTCGACCCAGAAACGGCGCTGCGTGGCGCCAATGCCAAGTTCGAGCGACGTTTCCGATTTATCGAACAGGCATTGCGCGATACCCATCGTCCCATAGAAGATTGCACCCTCGAAGAGTTGGACGCCCTGTGGGGCGAAGCCAAACGTCAGGAAAAGAATGTGTCCAGCTGCGGTTGA
- the relA gene encoding GTP diphosphokinase, with translation MVQVRAHQPINTDGSINLEAWLDHAISVDPALDREALKAACEFARESEQQDNAAKNLWAEGTSSFRTGLEIAEILADLKLDQDSLIAAVLYRGVREGHIPLPTVSQRFGAVVAKLIDGVLRMAAISASLSPRQSMVLGTQGQVENLRKMLVAMVDDVRVALIKLAERTCAIRAVKTADDEKRNRVAREVFDIYAPLAHRLGIGHIKWELEDLSFRYLEPDQYKQIATLLHERRLDRERFISDVMGQLRAELQATGVDADISGRAKHIYSIWRKMQRKGLAFSQIYDVRAVRVLVPEMRDCYTALGIVHTLWRHIPKEFDDYIANPKENGYRSLHTAVIGPEGKVLEVQIRTHAMHEEAELGVCAHWRYKGTDVKAGSNQYEEKISWLRQVLEWHEELGDIGGLAEQLRVDIEPDRVYIFTPDGHAIDLPKGSTPLDFAYRVHTEIGHNCRGAKINGRIVPLNYSLQTGEQVEIITSKHGTPSRDWLNPNLGYITTSRARAKIVHWFKLQARDQNVAAGKTLLERELGRLGLPQVDFDKLAEKANMKIAEDMFAALGAGDLRLAQLVNLAQQLVEPERGNEQLELIPRKATGYKPGKRGDIQIQGVGNLLTQIAGCCQPLPGDAIVGYITQGRGVSIHRQDCASVLQLGGREPERIIQVSWGPVPVLTYPVDIIIRAYDRSGLLRDVSQVLLNERINVLAVNTRSNKEDNTALMSLTIEIPGLDALGRLLGRISQLPNIIETRRNRTP, from the coding sequence ATGGTACAGGTGAGAGCACACCAGCCGATCAACACTGACGGCAGTATCAACCTGGAGGCATGGCTGGATCATGCCATCAGTGTCGACCCGGCACTGGACCGTGAAGCCTTGAAAGCAGCCTGCGAGTTCGCTCGTGAGTCTGAGCAGCAAGACAATGCGGCCAAGAACCTGTGGGCCGAGGGCACTTCCAGCTTTCGCACCGGTTTGGAAATCGCCGAGATCCTCGCCGATCTCAAGCTTGACCAGGATTCGCTGATCGCCGCCGTGCTCTATCGCGGCGTGCGTGAAGGGCATATCCCGTTGCCGACGGTCAGCCAGCGTTTCGGCGCGGTGGTGGCCAAGCTGATCGACGGCGTGCTGCGCATGGCCGCCATCAGTGCCAGCCTCAGCCCGCGCCAGTCGATGGTGCTGGGTACCCAGGGCCAGGTCGAGAACCTGCGCAAGATGCTGGTCGCAATGGTCGACGACGTACGCGTCGCCCTGATCAAGCTGGCCGAACGCACCTGCGCGATCCGTGCGGTGAAGACGGCCGACGACGAGAAGCGCAACCGCGTCGCCCGCGAAGTCTTCGACATCTACGCGCCGCTGGCCCACCGCCTGGGCATCGGCCATATCAAGTGGGAGCTGGAGGACTTGTCCTTCCGCTACCTGGAGCCCGATCAATACAAACAGATTGCCACGCTGCTGCATGAGCGGCGGCTCGATCGTGAGCGCTTTATCAGCGACGTGATGGGCCAGTTGCGCGCCGAATTGCAGGCCACCGGCGTCGATGCCGATATCAGCGGCCGCGCCAAGCACATCTATTCCATCTGGCGCAAAATGCAGCGCAAGGGCCTGGCCTTCAGCCAGATCTACGACGTGCGTGCGGTGCGCGTGCTGGTGCCGGAAATGCGCGACTGCTACACCGCGCTGGGCATCGTCCACACCCTGTGGCGGCACATTCCCAAGGAGTTCGACGACTACATCGCCAACCCCAAGGAAAACGGCTACCGCTCGCTGCACACAGCGGTGATCGGCCCCGAGGGCAAGGTGCTTGAAGTGCAGATCCGCACCCACGCCATGCACGAAGAGGCGGAGCTGGGCGTGTGTGCGCACTGGCGCTACAAGGGCACCGACGTCAAGGCCGGGTCCAACCAGTACGAAGAGAAAATCTCTTGGCTGCGCCAGGTGCTGGAATGGCACGAAGAACTCGGCGACATCGGCGGCCTGGCCGAACAACTGCGCGTGGATATCGAGCCGGACCGGGTCTACATCTTCACTCCCGACGGCCACGCCATCGACCTGCCCAAAGGCTCCACGCCGCTGGACTTTGCCTACCGCGTGCACACCGAGATCGGCCACAACTGCCGGGGCGCCAAGATCAACGGGCGCATCGTGCCGCTCAACTACAGCCTGCAGACCGGTGAGCAGGTCGAGATCATCACCAGCAAGCACGGCACGCCGAGCCGCGACTGGCTGAACCCGAACCTGGGCTACATCACCACCTCGCGGGCGCGGGCGAAGATCGTCCACTGGTTCAAATTGCAGGCACGCGACCAGAACGTCGCCGCCGGCAAGACCCTGCTCGAACGCGAGCTGGGCCGCCTGGGCCTGCCTCAGGTGGACTTCGACAAGCTGGCCGAAAAGGCCAACATGAAGATCGCCGAAGACATGTTCGCCGCCCTCGGTGCCGGTGACCTGCGCCTGGCGCAATTGGTCAACCTGGCCCAGCAGTTGGTGGAGCCCGAACGCGGTAACGAACAGCTGGAACTGATCCCGCGCAAAGCCACCGGCTACAAGCCTGGCAAGCGCGGTGATATCCAGATCCAGGGCGTGGGCAACCTGCTCACGCAAATCGCCGGTTGCTGCCAGCCGTTGCCGGGGGATGCCATCGTTGGTTACATCACCCAGGGCCGTGGCGTGAGCATTCACCGCCAGGACTGCGCCTCGGTGCTGCAGTTGGGCGGGCGCGAGCCTGAGCGGATTATCCAGGTCAGCTGGGGCCCGGTGCCGGTGCTCACCTACCCGGTGGACATCATCATCCGTGCCTACGACCGTTCCGGTTTGCTGCGGGACGTGTCGCAAGTGCTGCTCAATGAGCGGATCAACGTACTGGCGGTCAACACCCGCTCGAACAAAGAGGACAACACCGCGTTGATGTCCCTGACCATCGAGATCCCGGGGTTGGACGCATTGGGCCGGTTGCTGGGGCGGATTTCCCAGTTGCCGAACATCATCGAGACACGGCGTAACCGCACACCATGA
- the rlmD gene encoding 23S rRNA (uracil(1939)-C(5))-methyltransferase RlmD, producing MAKHERGLRFQPTGGSRAPQIPVGKKQRLTIERLANDGRGIVFFEGRTWFVNGALAGEEVEARVLGAHGKVVEARTERVFKASELRRPAPCAHVGRCGGCSVQHLPHNEQLALKQRMLAEQLSRVAGVEPQEWAAPLSGPEFGYRRRARVAVRWDAKAKKLEVGLRAVASQDIVAIDDCPVLVQALQPIMQRLPNMLRRLSKPQALGHVELFSGSSVAVLLRHMVPLSDADLLILKEFCSFHEAQLWLHGEGQPEPVEPDQSLGFRLDAWGLELAYRPGDFVQVNAGVNEAMVAQALDWLAPQPDERVLDLFCGLGNFALPLAKQVHEVVAVEGVQTMVDRAAQNAISNNLHNVQFFQADLSQPLTDADWAKQGFSAVLLDPPRDGAQEVVRKLATLGAKRLVYVSCNPATLARDTVELVKQGYRLKRAGILDMFPQTAHVEAMALFEAG from the coding sequence ATGGCCAAGCACGAGAGAGGCCTGCGCTTCCAACCGACGGGCGGCAGCCGGGCCCCACAGATTCCCGTGGGCAAGAAGCAACGCCTGACCATCGAGCGCCTGGCCAACGATGGCCGTGGCATCGTGTTCTTTGAAGGGCGCACCTGGTTCGTCAACGGCGCGTTGGCCGGCGAAGAAGTCGAAGCGCGGGTGTTGGGCGCCCATGGCAAAGTGGTCGAGGCCCGCACCGAGCGGGTGTTCAAGGCCAGCGAACTGCGCCGCCCGGCGCCGTGCGCCCACGTTGGCCGCTGCGGCGGTTGCAGCGTGCAGCACTTGCCCCACAACGAACAACTCGCCCTGAAACAGCGCATGCTCGCCGAGCAACTGTCACGTGTGGCCGGTGTCGAACCGCAAGAGTGGGCTGCGCCGTTAAGCGGCCCGGAGTTCGGTTACCGGCGCCGTGCCCGCGTGGCCGTGCGTTGGGATGCCAAGGCGAAAAAACTCGAAGTGGGTTTGCGCGCCGTGGCCAGCCAGGACATCGTCGCCATCGACGATTGCCCGGTGCTGGTACAGGCCTTGCAACCGATCATGCAGCGCCTGCCAAACATGCTGCGCCGCCTGAGCAAACCCCAGGCGCTGGGGCATGTGGAGTTGTTCAGTGGCTCGTCCGTCGCCGTGTTGCTGCGACATATGGTGCCGCTGTCGGACGCGGACCTGCTGATCCTGAAAGAATTCTGCAGCTTCCATGAAGCCCAGTTGTGGCTGCATGGCGAAGGTCAGCCGGAACCGGTTGAGCCTGATCAGTCACTAGGGTTTCGATTGGACGCATGGGGCCTGGAGCTGGCGTACCGCCCTGGGGACTTTGTTCAGGTCAACGCCGGCGTCAACGAGGCGATGGTTGCCCAGGCCCTCGACTGGCTGGCGCCCCAGCCCGATGAGCGGGTGCTGGACCTGTTTTGCGGCCTGGGCAACTTCGCCCTGCCGCTGGCTAAGCAGGTGCACGAAGTGGTGGCGGTGGAAGGTGTGCAGACCATGGTGGACCGCGCCGCACAGAACGCCATCAGCAACAATTTGCACAATGTGCAGTTTTTTCAGGCCGATTTGTCCCAGCCTTTGACTGACGCAGATTGGGCCAAACAGGGCTTTTCTGCGGTACTCTTGGATCCACCCCGCGATGGTGCCCAAGAGGTTGTGCGCAAGCTCGCCACCCTGGGGGCCAAGCGCCTGGTGTATGTGTCCTGCAACCCAGCCACGCTGGCGCGGGACACGGTTGAGTTGGTCAAGCAAGGCTACCGGCTAAAACGTGCCGGGATCCTCGACATGTTTCCGCAAACAGCGCATGTCGAGGCCATGGCGTTATTTGAAGCGGGCTAG
- the cysM gene encoding cysteine synthase CysM translates to MTLQYPTIADCVGNTPLVRLQRMAGETSNTLLLKLEGNNPAGSVKDRPALSMITRAELRGQIKPGDTLIEATSGNTGIALAMAAAIKGYKMVLIMPDNGSAERKAAMTAYGAELVLVTQEEGMEGARDLAERMAAEGRGQVLDQFANGDNPEAHYTSTGPEIWRQTQGTITHFVSSMGTTGTIMGNSRYLKEQNPAIQIVGLQPMEGAAIPGIRRWPEEYLPKIYNATRVDRIIDMAQREAEDTTRRLAREEGIFCGVSSGGAVAGMLRLSKEVENAVIVAIICDRGDRYLSTGIFDEPN, encoded by the coding sequence ATGACCTTGCAGTACCCTACAATCGCCGATTGCGTCGGCAACACGCCCCTGGTCCGCTTGCAGCGCATGGCGGGTGAAACCAGCAATACCCTGTTGCTCAAGCTCGAAGGGAACAACCCGGCTGGCTCCGTCAAGGATCGCCCGGCGTTGTCGATGATCACCCGCGCCGAGTTGCGTGGGCAGATCAAGCCTGGCGACACCCTGATCGAAGCCACCTCGGGTAACACCGGGATCGCCCTGGCCATGGCCGCCGCGATCAAGGGTTACAAGATGGTGCTGATCATGCCCGACAACGGCAGCGCCGAGCGCAAGGCGGCGATGACCGCCTATGGCGCCGAGTTGGTGCTGGTGACCCAGGAAGAAGGCATGGAAGGTGCCCGCGACCTCGCCGAGCGCATGGCCGCCGAAGGACGTGGCCAGGTGCTGGACCAGTTCGCCAACGGGGACAACCCCGAGGCGCACTACACCTCCACCGGCCCGGAGATCTGGCGCCAGACCCAAGGCACCATTACCCATTTCGTCAGTTCCATGGGCACCACTGGCACCATCATGGGCAACTCGCGCTACCTCAAGGAGCAGAACCCGGCGATCCAGATCGTCGGCCTGCAACCGATGGAAGGCGCGGCTATCCCTGGCATTCGCCGTTGGCCCGAAGAGTATCTGCCGAAGATCTACAACGCCACGCGCGTGGATCGCATCATCGACATGGCCCAACGTGAAGCCGAAGACACCACCCGCCGATTGGCCCGTGAAGAAGGCATCTTCTGCGGCGTGTCCTCCGGCGGCGCCGTGGCCGGGATGTTGCGTTTGTCCAAGGAAGTGGAAAACGCGGTGATCGTCGCGATCATCTGTGACCGAGGCGACCGTTACCTGTCGACCGGCATTTTCGACGAACCCAACTGA
- a CDS encoding DTW domain-containing protein: protein MSRPQCSRCLRPITHCLCPLIPSLDSRTRVLLLQHPSEVNHALNTARLAALGLNNAQLVVGEVLDDLSTLLNPPGYQTRLLFPADDAQPLQAYAPEDRPLLLVVPDGTWRKARKLLHLNPLLAALPRVTLADGGVSRYRLRKAPGPGALSTIEAIVQALQVLEAPSSFEPLLKPFEALIEGQIAAMGDEVFHKNHGDGRPG from the coding sequence ATGTCCAGACCCCAATGTTCCCGATGCCTCAGGCCGATCACCCATTGCCTGTGCCCGCTGATCCCCAGCCTCGACAGCCGCACCCGCGTGTTGCTGTTGCAGCACCCGAGCGAGGTCAACCATGCGCTCAACACTGCTCGGTTGGCGGCGTTGGGCTTGAACAATGCGCAGTTGGTGGTGGGGGAGGTGTTGGATGACCTGTCGACACTATTGAACCCGCCCGGTTATCAGACCCGGCTGCTGTTTCCGGCTGACGACGCGCAGCCGCTGCAAGCCTATGCGCCCGAGGATCGGCCACTGTTATTGGTGGTGCCCGATGGCACCTGGCGCAAGGCGCGCAAGTTGCTGCACCTCAATCCGTTGCTGGCAGCGTTGCCACGGGTAACGTTGGCCGATGGCGGTGTTTCGCGCTATCGGCTGCGCAAGGCGCCGGGGCCGGGGGCCTTGTCGACCATTGAAGCCATTGTGCAGGCGTTGCAGGTATTGGAAGCGCCATCGTCATTCGAGCCGTTGCTCAAACCTTTTGAAGCGCTGATCGAAGGGCAGATTGCGGCGATGGGGGATGAGGTCTTCCATAAAAATCATGGCGACGGTCGGCCTGGCTAG
- a CDS encoding LysR family transcriptional regulator, whose translation MANALPDLKLLRIFVSVVRHQGFANAQHELNLSTSAISTYMSQLESALGLVLCHRGRGGFSLTSKGELFHQETLRLLGELEGFEQYAAALKGELRGTLKLGVLDSTVSDKALPFAEVIGAYSLEHPAVHLHLSVMSPYELQLGVQDNRLDLAIGAFSNRMSGLIYMPLYREQHWLYCSTRHPLFNERRIPEQVITQQRMVGRGYWSQAELARHGFKHSAATVESMEAQLILVLSGAYIGYLPEHYAQAWADKGDLRVLLPATFGYQAPFSMIMRRGRSREPLIQTFRDLLKAQLNQA comes from the coding sequence ATGGCCAACGCCTTGCCCGACCTGAAACTCCTGCGCATCTTCGTCAGCGTCGTCCGCCACCAGGGGTTCGCTAATGCGCAGCACGAACTCAACCTGTCCACCTCGGCCATCAGCACCTACATGAGCCAGTTGGAATCGGCGTTGGGCCTGGTGCTGTGCCATCGCGGGCGTGGCGGTTTCAGCCTGACCAGCAAGGGCGAGTTGTTCCACCAGGAGACATTGCGCCTGCTCGGCGAATTGGAAGGTTTCGAGCAATACGCCGCCGCGCTCAAGGGCGAGTTGCGCGGCACCCTCAAGCTCGGTGTGCTCGACTCCACCGTCAGCGACAAGGCCCTGCCGTTCGCCGAGGTGATCGGCGCCTACAGCCTGGAACACCCGGCGGTGCACCTGCACCTCTCGGTGATGAGCCCCTACGAATTGCAATTGGGCGTGCAGGACAACCGCCTCGACCTGGCCATCGGCGCCTTCTCCAACCGCATGAGCGGGTTGATCTACATGCCGCTCTACCGCGAACAACACTGGCTGTATTGCAGCACGCGGCATCCTTTGTTTAATGAGCGACGCATTCCCGAACAAGTGATCACCCAGCAACGCATGGTCGGGCGCGGCTACTGGAGCCAGGCGGAGCTCGCCCGCCACGGCTTCAAGCACAGCGCCGCCACCGTAGAAAGCATGGAGGCGCAGTTGATCCTGGTGTTGTCCGGCGCCTACATCGGCTATCTGCCGGAGCATTACGCCCAGGCCTGGGCTGACAAGGGCGATTTGCGCGTGCTGTTGCCAGCGACTTTTGGCTACCAGGCGCCATTCTCGATGATCATGCGCCGTGGCCGCAGCCGCGAACCGCTGATCCAGACCTTCCGCGATTTGCTTAAAGCCCAGCTCAACCAGGCCTGA